Proteins found in one Triticum urartu cultivar G1812 unplaced genomic scaffold, Tu2.1 TuUngrouped_contig_334, whole genome shotgun sequence genomic segment:
- the LOC125527234 gene encoding folate-biopterin transporter 1, chloroplastic-like, giving the protein MATIVDDKYSAALSIILGSLAVAFSDVVVDSMVVERARGESQSTSGSLQSLCWGSSAFGAIVSAYFSGSLVDTYGVRFVFGVTAFLPLMTSAVAVLVNEKRLPTEERSISLSSSSTNKIGFTPEFLGRVTLVTSVASLLGVGIYNSFLKAVPLRKIFLVTTILGSALGMTQVLLVTGLNRKLGISDEWFSIGDSLILTVLGQASFMPVLVLAARLCPLGVEATLFATLMSISNAGSVAGGLVGAGLTQFLGVTRDNFDNLALLIVICNLSSLLPLPLLGLLPDGSPDADNRQTKVD; this is encoded by the exons ATGGCAACAATTGTGGATGACAAGTACAGTGCAGCGCTCTCTATTATTCTTGGATCTCTTGCAGTTGCCTTCTCTGATGTT GTGGTTGATTCTATGGTTGTTGAGAGAGCTCGGGGTGAGTCACAGAGCACATCTGGATCTCTCCAGTCACTGTGTTGGGGATCTTCAGCCTTTGGGGCAATTGTGAGCGCATACTTCAGTGGTTCTCTTGTGGATACTTATGGTGTAAG ATTTGTCTTTGGTGTTACAGCATTTTTACCCCTGATGACATCTGCTGTTGCAGTTCTTGTAAATGAAAAGCGTTTGCCTACTGAGGAACGTTCCATCTCACTTTCAAGTTCAAG CACAAACAAGATTGGATTCACTCCAGAGTTTCTAGGGCGTGTCACACTCGTTACATCTGTTGCATCCTTGCTGGGCGTCGGAATATATAATTCGTTCCTGAAGGCAGTTCCACTAAGAAAAATCTTTCTTGTGACAACAATTTTAGGTTCTGCCCTTGGAATGACACAG GTTCTTCTTGTCACTGGGCTCAATAGGAAGCTGGGGATAAGTGATGAATGGTTCTCCATTGGGGATTCCTTGATTCTCACAGTCCTTGGTCAG GCTTCCTTCATGCCCGTGTTGGTGTTGGCTGCGAGGTTGTGTCCCCTGGGAGTGGAAGCGACGTTGTTCGCCACCCTGATGTCCATTTCGAACGCGGGAAGTGTCGCTGGCGGTCTGGTGGGCGCGGGCCTAACTCAGTTTCTGGGTGTCACAAGGGACAACTTCGACAATCTGGCTCTGCTGATCGTGATCTGCAACCTCAGCTCCCTGCTGCCTCTGCCTCTCCTGGGCCTCCTTCCAGATGGATCACCAGATGCTGATAATCGGCAAACTAAAGTTGATTGA